Proteins from a single region of Pseudomonas fulva:
- a CDS encoding MacB family efflux pump subunit: MNDALIQVRRLQREYPTGDETLVVLNDVDLDIRAGEMVAIVGQSGSGKSTLMNILGCLDRPTSGSYRFGGRETGGMEPDELATLRREHFGFIFQRYHLLGELSATGNVEVPAIYAGMGAHSRRARSQHLLARLGLSQRSEHTPSQLSGGQQQRVSIARALMNGGDIILADEPTGALDSRSGAEVMTILKELHAEGHTIVLVTHDMGVAEHAQRVIELRDGRIVADRRKPESGSEAKEQGLRAHAPQSNSQWQAARDRLLEAFRMALLAMNAHRMRTFLTMLGIIIGIASVVSVVALGAGAQQQILSSISSLGTNTIDIFPGSGFGDLKSKKIETLMPGDVEALAKQRYVDGATPNVSTSVTAQYGNQSATASVNGVGYGYFITRGMEVERGRFFRADAVNRLQQVVVIDQNMKERFFARQEEPIGKIILLGKVPARVVAVAKKQNNAMGDTSALNVWVPYTVVSSRMLGQQHLSSVTVRVADNMSMSAAENAIGSLLERRHGTRDFYMSNSEQIRETIEKTTGTMRVMIGAIAAIALVVGGIGVMNIMLVSVTERTREIGVRMAVGARQSDIQQQFLIESVIVCLLGGMAGVGVALTLGAALDAAQIGFSLVFSTTSIISAFACSSLIGIVFGFMPARSAARLDPVEALSRE; the protein is encoded by the coding sequence ATGAACGACGCGTTGATTCAGGTGCGCCGATTGCAGCGCGAGTACCCGACGGGTGACGAGACCCTGGTCGTTCTTAACGACGTGGATCTGGACATTCGTGCGGGAGAAATGGTGGCCATCGTCGGCCAGTCCGGTTCAGGCAAGTCGACACTTATGAACATCCTGGGTTGCCTGGATCGCCCTACGTCTGGCAGTTACCGCTTTGGGGGCCGCGAGACGGGTGGCATGGAGCCAGATGAACTGGCGACTTTACGTCGCGAGCATTTCGGCTTTATTTTTCAGCGCTACCACCTGCTGGGCGAACTCAGCGCCACGGGCAATGTCGAGGTGCCAGCGATATACGCGGGCATGGGGGCGCACTCGCGTAGAGCGCGCTCGCAACATCTGCTTGCCCGGCTTGGGCTCTCACAGCGCTCGGAGCACACACCCAGTCAGCTCTCCGGAGGCCAGCAGCAACGCGTCTCTATTGCTCGAGCGCTGATGAACGGCGGCGACATTATCCTGGCCGATGAGCCGACGGGCGCGCTGGACTCGCGTTCTGGCGCTGAGGTCATGACCATCCTCAAAGAGCTACACGCCGAGGGGCATACCATCGTGCTAGTGACTCACGATATGGGGGTGGCCGAGCACGCCCAACGGGTCATCGAGCTTCGCGACGGCCGCATCGTGGCCGATCGGCGCAAGCCCGAAAGTGGTTCTGAGGCCAAGGAACAAGGCCTGCGCGCACATGCGCCGCAGAGCAACAGCCAATGGCAGGCGGCACGAGACCGCCTTTTGGAGGCTTTTCGCATGGCGCTGCTGGCAATGAATGCGCACCGCATGCGCACATTCTTGACGATGCTCGGCATCATCATTGGCATCGCCTCGGTTGTCTCCGTGGTTGCACTGGGAGCAGGGGCACAGCAGCAGATCCTGTCGAGCATTTCTTCTCTGGGAACAAACACGATCGACATCTTTCCGGGCAGCGGCTTCGGCGATCTCAAATCGAAGAAAATCGAAACGCTTATGCCCGGCGACGTTGAGGCCCTCGCCAAACAGCGCTATGTGGATGGTGCGACCCCGAATGTTTCGACCTCGGTGACCGCGCAATATGGCAACCAGTCGGCAACGGCGTCTGTGAACGGCGTGGGCTATGGCTATTTCATCACGCGTGGCATGGAGGTCGAGCGGGGCCGATTTTTTCGCGCCGATGCAGTCAATCGTCTTCAACAAGTGGTCGTCATCGACCAGAACATGAAAGAGCGCTTTTTCGCAAGGCAAGAGGAACCCATCGGAAAGATCATTCTTCTCGGCAAAGTGCCGGCCAGGGTGGTCGCCGTTGCTAAAAAGCAGAACAACGCGATGGGTGATACCTCAGCCTTGAATGTCTGGGTGCCCTACACAGTGGTCAGCTCACGCATGCTTGGCCAGCAACATCTGTCCAGCGTCACCGTGCGAGTGGCGGACAACATGTCCATGAGCGCCGCTGAAAATGCGATCGGCAGCCTGTTGGAACGCCGTCATGGCACGCGCGACTTCTACATGAGCAACAGTGAACAGATACGCGAGACGATTGAGAAAACCACGGGAACGATGCGGGTCATGATTGGCGCCATTGCCGCCATCGCCCTCGTGGTAGGCGGCATTGGTGTGATGAACATTATGCTGGTCTCGGTGACGGAGCGCACTAGGGAAATTGGGGTTCGCATGGCGGTGGGGGCGCGGCAAAGCGACATCCAGCAGCAGTTCCTGATCGAGTCGGTCATTGTTTGCCTGCTTGGCGGCATGGCTGGAGTGGGGGTGGCACTTACCTTGGGGGCAGCTCTCGATGCCGCTCAGATCGGCTTCTCCCTAGTGTTTTCCACGACCTCAATCATCTCTGCGTTCGCTTGCTCATCGCTGATCGGCATCGTGTTCGGATTCATGCCCGCACGCAGCGCAGCCCGACTTGACCCCGTAGAGGCTTTGTCTCGCGAATGA
- a CDS encoding efflux RND transporter periplasmic adaptor subunit: MSGAKKKKQHFRLVIGLVALGLAIYGIGSVLKSDPSPELLAAPVTRGDISQTIEATGTIKPSNLVGVGAQASGRIERLNVKLGDHVAAGDLIAEIDSRTQRNALTKAQAALENARANRQVQVANLREYELAHARQRTMLAADATSQADYDSAKARLESTRAQIKALDADIAQQQTEVANARTNLEYTKITAPITGTVLSVVSKQGQTVNAALSTPTIVMLGDLSTMTVYAEVSEADVVHTQVGQEVYFTILGKPGQRYTSQLRDIAPAPESVVDEESSSTSSATDLAVYYHGLFDVSNPKGDLRTYMTAHVSIVMDKASGVLIIPSAALSDDVEGGRHTVRVLDDSDRPHERTVLIGLDNGAEVEVQEGLQEGERVVIGEANNADSKLAQNSPAPAGMPAPPL, translated from the coding sequence ATGAGTGGCGCAAAGAAAAAAAAACAGCACTTTCGGCTGGTTATCGGCTTGGTCGCATTGGGTCTGGCTATCTACGGCATAGGGTCAGTGCTCAAGTCCGATCCAAGTCCGGAGTTACTTGCTGCGCCGGTGACACGTGGCGATATCTCGCAGACCATCGAGGCGACGGGAACAATCAAGCCGTCCAATCTGGTAGGGGTCGGCGCACAAGCCTCAGGGCGTATAGAAAGACTCAACGTCAAACTGGGTGACCATGTCGCTGCAGGCGATCTGATCGCCGAGATCGATTCACGCACGCAGCGTAACGCACTGACCAAGGCGCAAGCCGCGCTCGAAAACGCAAGAGCCAACCGACAGGTTCAGGTCGCCAACTTGCGCGAGTACGAATTGGCGCATGCACGGCAACGCACAATGCTGGCTGCCGATGCCACCTCGCAGGCTGACTATGACAGCGCCAAGGCGCGACTCGAATCCACCCGTGCCCAAATCAAGGCGCTTGACGCCGACATTGCACAGCAGCAGACCGAGGTCGCGAATGCGCGCACCAACCTAGAGTACACAAAGATCACTGCACCGATCACGGGCACCGTACTTTCCGTCGTGTCCAAGCAAGGACAGACAGTCAATGCTGCGCTCAGCACACCCACTATCGTGATGCTCGGGGACTTGTCGACGATGACGGTCTATGCAGAGGTATCCGAAGCGGATGTGGTTCACACCCAAGTAGGCCAGGAGGTTTACTTCACTATTCTGGGCAAACCCGGACAACGCTACACCAGTCAGTTGCGCGACATCGCACCTGCGCCTGAGTCGGTCGTTGATGAGGAAAGCAGCAGCACCTCTTCGGCCACAGACTTGGCGGTTTACTACCATGGACTATTCGATGTAAGTAACCCCAAGGGTGATTTGCGAACCTACATGACCGCGCACGTGAGCATCGTGATGGACAAGGCGAGTGGGGTCTTAATCATTCCGTCCGCCGCACTCAGTGACGATGTCGAGGGGGGGCGCCACACTGTTCGCGTGCTTGATGACAGCGATCGCCCCCATGAGCGAACGGTGCTCATCGGACTCGACAACGGTGCCGAGGTTGAAGTTCAGGAGGGACTGCAAGAGGGAGAGCGCGTGGTCATCGGCGAAGCTAACAACGCTGATTCAAAGCTCGCACAAAATAGTCCAGCGCCTGCCGGCATGCCTGCGCCCCCGCTATGA
- a CDS encoding efflux transporter outer membrane subunit: MTYFSKSSLLLAMCLAGCTTGDQYRQQVAPLEAPLHYGQRDFAGSGSRQVVATGATFPAQAVTEDPWWESFWDLRLNRLVDQALRVNSDLASAGFALRKARLSVGLASNDLLPQPSADLSGNASRRLDSSDNTTHQYGSTNSLSWEIDLWGRLRAARDAKRWAAEASAQDLQYTALSLVADVCRDYWTLAYLNQSISAGEENLTELSRIVELVSVQRQAGQVSLLELREAQQNLESELAAQSALVQQREETRNAIAALLDGQSLPLNDEPQTLSDAQMLTVEEGLPAELLGRRPDLRAAELRLRESLIEVDVTARSYYPRLSLTGSMESGGTSLGSVLSNPVATLGAGLSLPFLNLGQMKFNTEIAGTTYLQSASQFRTTLYEALKEVQDSLSARDQYALQIGAKARSFDAAVDVERMYEVRYRTGASTLRTWLDARRTLRNSELALAQARRDLLINDVSLMLALGGSLSVNLGVTSRSSLSEDAEKIAHLPSVSHQ; this comes from the coding sequence ATGACGTATTTTTCTAAATCCTCACTGCTGTTGGCGATGTGTCTGGCCGGCTGCACCACTGGCGATCAGTATCGTCAACAGGTCGCGCCACTCGAAGCCCCTTTGCATTACGGCCAACGGGATTTCGCTGGCAGTGGCAGCAGGCAGGTTGTGGCAACTGGCGCGACCTTTCCTGCGCAAGCGGTGACCGAAGATCCCTGGTGGGAGAGCTTCTGGGATCTACGCCTCAATCGCCTGGTCGATCAGGCCCTGAGGGTGAACTCAGACCTTGCCTCGGCCGGATTTGCATTACGCAAAGCACGCTTGTCCGTTGGGTTGGCGAGCAATGACCTGCTCCCGCAGCCCAGCGCGGATCTCTCGGGCAACGCGAGCCGTCGACTTGATTCGAGCGACAACACGACGCATCAGTACGGCAGTACGAACTCTCTGAGTTGGGAGATTGATCTGTGGGGACGCTTGCGCGCAGCACGCGACGCGAAGCGCTGGGCAGCCGAAGCCAGCGCGCAGGATTTGCAGTACACGGCACTGTCGTTGGTTGCGGACGTCTGCCGCGATTACTGGACGCTCGCTTATCTCAACCAGTCCATCTCGGCGGGTGAAGAGAACCTGACAGAGTTGTCGCGTATCGTCGAGTTGGTCAGCGTACAGCGTCAGGCAGGTCAGGTCTCTCTTCTGGAGCTGCGCGAAGCGCAGCAGAATTTGGAGAGCGAGCTGGCGGCACAGAGTGCGCTGGTGCAGCAACGCGAGGAGACGCGCAATGCCATCGCAGCCCTCTTGGATGGCCAATCGCTTCCGCTGAACGACGAACCGCAGACTCTATCGGATGCACAGATGCTCACCGTCGAAGAGGGCTTGCCAGCGGAGCTATTGGGTCGCCGCCCCGACCTGCGCGCCGCTGAGCTGCGCTTGCGCGAATCGCTGATTGAAGTCGATGTGACGGCTCGCAGCTATTACCCCAGGTTGAGCCTTACAGGTTCCATGGAGAGTGGAGGCACGTCGCTTGGTAGTGTGTTGAGCAACCCGGTGGCCACCTTGGGGGCAGGGCTGAGTCTGCCATTTCTCAACCTGGGTCAGATGAAGTTCAACACCGAGATCGCCGGCACCACTTACCTGCAGTCAGCCAGCCAGTTTCGGACGACGCTCTACGAAGCCCTGAAAGAAGTCCAAGACTCGCTTTCGGCACGAGACCAGTATGCGCTGCAGATTGGCGCGAAGGCGCGTTCATTCGATGCGGCTGTCGATGTAGAGCGAATGTACGAGGTGCGCTATCGCACTGGAGCCAGCACGCTGCGCACCTGGCTGGATGCTCGCCGCACGCTCAGAAACAGCGAACTCGCGCTGGCGCAGGCACGGCGCGATCTACTCATTAACGATGTGTCTCTGATGCTTGCTCTCGGCGGCAGCCTATCCGTGAATTTGGGGGTGACGTCTCGATCTTCACTGTCGGAAGACGCTGAGAAAATTGCTCATCTTCCCTCTGTTTCACATCAATGA
- a CDS encoding PqiC family protein, with amino-acid sequence MKTLIIVVFASIGLFGCTSPTPNYYTLQDVLEETVPLPSTADYQFEMLGVRMPAQVDLPQLVVRRDQGRLVILESERWATPLADEFHDALTARLERRLGVRDISGLVKDPKRATLSVRVDIRRFESLPGNYALLDAIWRVNLRAVGQAPKVITCSGRFREPADIALSSLVLAHQKIIDELATAIAGNAGKLLIDVSPSCQAL; translated from the coding sequence ATGAAAACCCTCATCATCGTAGTGTTCGCCAGTATTGGCCTGTTTGGTTGTACGTCGCCAACGCCGAACTATTACACGCTGCAAGATGTGCTCGAAGAGACAGTGCCGTTGCCTTCCACCGCTGACTACCAGTTCGAGATGCTCGGCGTGCGCATGCCGGCCCAGGTCGATCTGCCGCAGCTCGTTGTACGGCGTGACCAGGGTCGTTTGGTGATCTTGGAGAGCGAGCGTTGGGCCACGCCGCTGGCTGACGAGTTTCACGATGCTCTGACTGCTCGGCTTGAGCGCCGCTTGGGCGTGCGCGATATATCTGGGCTGGTCAAGGATCCAAAGCGAGCGACGTTGTCCGTTCGAGTCGACATCCGGCGTTTCGAATCGCTCCCTGGGAACTACGCGCTGCTGGATGCCATATGGCGTGTCAATCTACGCGCAGTCGGGCAGGCGCCGAAAGTTATCACCTGTTCGGGGCGCTTTCGTGAGCCTGCTGACATAGCATTGAGCAGCCTGGTGTTGGCGCACCAGAAGATTATTGATGAGCTCGCTACAGCCATCGCCGGTAACGCCGGGAAACTGCTGATTGATGTATCGCCTAGTTGTCAGGCGTTGTGA
- a CDS encoding efflux RND transporter periplasmic adaptor subunit: MKISSRAAYATLPLLAAFVLAGCDAGKPGGMPPQGPAEVGVFTLQPSDVTLSSELPGRTTAFLIAEVRPQVGGILLKRQFEEGSEVKAGQILYQIDPAPYRSTLAHAEATLESARLLFERYDRLIEKRAISQQDRDDARAQYLQAKADVETARIDLGYTRITAPISGRIGRSSVTQGALVTANQTEALATVRQLDPIYVDIVQPSTAILRLKEDMASGRLKTASEDQVPVSLTLENGKAYPHMGKLQFAEVSVDQGTGAVTLRAVFPNPDGTLLPGMFVRTQLQQGVRERALLVPQRGITRDSRGTATAFVIDDDNKVQLREVTIDRSIGGDWLINDGLEPGDQVILDGVQNAKPGAVVKPKPIPNGSSSPAEGEEPLSRSSAASSL, translated from the coding sequence ATGAAGATCAGTTCACGTGCCGCATACGCGACTTTGCCGTTGCTCGCTGCTTTCGTGCTCGCCGGGTGCGATGCAGGTAAGCCCGGAGGTATGCCGCCTCAGGGGCCTGCGGAGGTGGGCGTATTCACCCTGCAGCCAAGCGATGTCACGCTGTCCTCCGAGTTGCCTGGGCGTACCACGGCCTTCCTGATTGCAGAGGTGCGTCCGCAAGTGGGCGGCATACTTCTCAAGCGTCAGTTCGAAGAAGGGAGCGAAGTCAAGGCAGGCCAGATTCTCTACCAGATTGATCCGGCCCCATATCGCTCCACCTTGGCGCATGCTGAGGCCACGCTGGAATCGGCCCGGTTGCTGTTCGAGCGTTATGATCGTCTGATCGAGAAGCGCGCTATCAGTCAACAGGATCGTGACGATGCGCGCGCGCAGTACCTGCAAGCAAAGGCGGATGTTGAAACAGCGCGCATTGACTTAGGCTACACCCGCATAACCGCACCTATCTCAGGTCGCATAGGCCGCTCCTCTGTGACTCAGGGCGCTCTGGTCACTGCCAATCAGACCGAGGCACTTGCCACAGTGCGGCAACTGGATCCCATCTACGTCGACATCGTTCAGCCCTCCACCGCGATCCTGCGCTTAAAGGAGGACATGGCTAGTGGTCGATTGAAAACCGCTAGTGAAGATCAGGTGCCGGTTAGCCTCACGCTTGAGAACGGCAAGGCATACCCGCATATGGGCAAGCTGCAGTTCGCGGAGGTCAGTGTCGACCAAGGAACCGGGGCAGTGACCCTGCGTGCAGTGTTCCCAAACCCGGACGGTACGCTATTGCCGGGTATGTTCGTGCGCACGCAACTGCAGCAAGGAGTCCGAGAGCGAGCGCTACTAGTGCCTCAGCGCGGCATCACGCGCGACTCAAGGGGTACAGCGACTGCTTTTGTCATCGACGATGACAATAAAGTGCAACTGCGTGAAGTGACCATCGACCGCAGTATCGGAGGGGATTGGCTGATCAATGACGGCCTCGAGCCAGGCGACCAAGTGATCTTGGATGGGGTTCAGAATGCGAAGCCTGGGGCGGTAGTCAAGCCCAAGCCTATACCCAATGGATCCAGTTCACCAGCTGAGGGCGAAGAGCCCCTTTCTCGTTCATCCGCTGCGTCTTCGCTGTAA
- a CDS encoding paraquat-inducible protein A, protein MGDQERSLGLSVRWLICEHCDSLYGRIPLQPGQVIECTRCGAVLERHRLMSIQAHLALSITAALLFVFSNTLPLLTINIQGLTNQTTLSQSVFALGHGLIMPVAIVAGATVILVPMVQIALLCWLYGHACYGRVAPGFRVCMRAIERLRPWNMLEVCLLGILVALIKLAGMLDVHPGFGLWTLSMLAVLLILVSDKSVRYLWEDFREQLK, encoded by the coding sequence ATGGGCGACCAAGAGCGTTCCTTGGGTTTGAGTGTTCGCTGGCTAATATGCGAACACTGCGATTCATTGTACGGGAGGATACCGTTACAGCCGGGTCAGGTGATCGAATGCACGCGCTGCGGTGCGGTACTCGAACGTCATCGACTCATGAGCATCCAGGCTCACCTGGCTTTGTCCATCACTGCCGCGTTGCTGTTCGTATTTAGCAATACGCTGCCGCTCCTTACCATAAATATACAAGGCCTAACCAACCAGACTACCTTGTCGCAGTCGGTTTTCGCGTTGGGACATGGCCTGATCATGCCCGTTGCGATTGTCGCGGGTGCGACTGTGATTCTTGTGCCGATGGTGCAGATTGCATTGTTGTGCTGGTTATACGGTCATGCTTGCTACGGAAGGGTCGCGCCCGGTTTCAGGGTTTGCATGCGCGCAATCGAACGATTGCGCCCTTGGAACATGCTTGAGGTCTGTCTGCTTGGCATCCTGGTGGCTCTGATCAAGCTTGCCGGCATGCTCGACGTGCACCCCGGATTCGGCTTGTGGACTTTGAGCATGCTTGCGGTATTGCTGATACTCGTTTCAGACAAGAGCGTCCGATACCTTTGGGAAGACTTCAGGGAGCAGCTGAAATGA
- a CDS encoding TetR/AcrR family transcriptional regulator has product MKDAGATETPLSKTELSRQRLLDAAAECFRKEGFHGTSIARISRAAGMSAGHIYHFFASKESIVQAIAEREEHDIANLQQDLEENVGKDLAEILATHTGKMIQRSTDPAHASLTLELAAEATRNPAVRDILQQSDREIGSGFQQKVRRMGAPAGIDENKLHVRMQIVVAIMEGLRLRVLCNPGLDLAAVENEVNNIIHFLLREPD; this is encoded by the coding sequence ATGAAGGACGCAGGCGCGACAGAAACGCCCTTGAGCAAAACCGAGCTCAGCCGTCAGAGACTATTGGATGCAGCAGCCGAGTGTTTCCGGAAAGAAGGATTTCATGGCACGAGCATTGCCAGAATTTCTCGAGCTGCTGGCATGAGCGCTGGTCATATCTATCATTTTTTTGCCAGCAAGGAATCTATCGTTCAGGCCATTGCCGAGCGCGAAGAGCATGACATTGCCAACTTGCAGCAAGATCTTGAGGAGAATGTCGGCAAGGATCTGGCCGAGATATTAGCCACACACACCGGCAAAATGATTCAGCGCAGCACTGATCCCGCCCATGCAAGTCTCACACTGGAACTGGCGGCCGAAGCGACGCGGAATCCTGCTGTAAGAGATATTCTTCAGCAATCGGATCGTGAAATAGGCAGTGGCTTCCAGCAAAAAGTCCGTCGAATGGGAGCCCCCGCTGGCATTGACGAAAATAAGCTTCATGTTCGCATGCAGATAGTTGTTGCAATCATGGAGGGATTGCGGCTGCGCGTGCTATGCAACCCCGGCCTTGATTTGGCCGCCGTGGAAAATGAAGTGAACAATATCATCCATTTTCTACTGCGAGAGCCGGATTGA
- a CDS encoding intermembrane transport protein PqiB gives MSDSTVSIPSAAARPAVKTRRYVVSLIWLVPVVAALIGLSMLISSSLEQGPVITISFQTAEGLEANKTQVKYKNVVIGQVIAITLAPDRSHVVATIELKATAQSFTAEDSLFWVVRPRIGAGGVSGIDTLLSGAFIGADAGEAKKTMRAFVGLETPPPITYGEQGKRFKLSTEDLGSLDIGSPVYYRQIKVGQVVSYRLADDGKGVDVEVFVRTPNDQYVTSDTRFWNASGVDVSVGANGLKVNTESLSTILAGGLAFIEPRYSPDAKPAREGDRFELFSDQESALAPPDGEAHYINMSFKQPLRGLVQNAPVEFLGVSIGRVVSVNLDYDPASKGFMSQVGAVIYPERLGKANEKLLSIMGAQGEEGAARLLQTFVKQGLRAQAKSSNLLTGQLYVSLSFITGAMPVDFDVAARPLRIPTVPGDLDKVQEQLQGIVEKVSKLPLDEIAGNLNRSLSELNRTLRQVNGELLPQVNDTLAGLSTSLDSVNAALAEDSPERQQLGQIVSEFQRTARSVRVLSDFLTRNPESLIRGRGIQRSVEAYEAPSSVPVLDQE, from the coding sequence ATGTCTGACTCTACGGTTTCCATTCCATCCGCGGCGGCACGGCCTGCCGTGAAAACTCGTCGCTATGTCGTCTCACTAATATGGCTGGTGCCCGTTGTCGCTGCTTTGATCGGTTTGTCGATGTTGATCAGCAGCAGCTTGGAGCAGGGGCCAGTGATCACCATCAGCTTCCAGACGGCCGAAGGGCTAGAGGCGAACAAGACACAGGTCAAGTACAAGAACGTGGTCATCGGCCAGGTTATCGCCATCACCCTGGCGCCGGATCGCAGTCATGTGGTCGCCACGATTGAACTCAAGGCCACGGCGCAGTCATTTACCGCCGAAGACTCCTTGTTTTGGGTGGTACGCCCACGGATCGGGGCAGGGGGCGTTTCCGGGATAGATACTCTGCTTTCCGGTGCATTCATCGGTGCAGATGCCGGCGAGGCGAAAAAGACCATGCGTGCCTTTGTCGGTCTGGAGACTCCGCCGCCGATCACTTACGGGGAGCAGGGCAAGCGATTCAAGCTGTCCACCGAGGATCTGGGCTCACTGGATATCGGGTCACCAGTTTATTACAGGCAAATCAAGGTAGGGCAGGTGGTGTCATATCGACTGGCCGACGATGGCAAAGGGGTAGACGTTGAGGTTTTCGTGCGAACCCCCAACGACCAGTACGTGACCTCGGATACACGCTTTTGGAACGCCAGCGGTGTCGATGTCAGCGTGGGTGCCAATGGCCTGAAGGTCAACACCGAATCGCTATCGACCATTCTAGCGGGGGGGCTGGCGTTCATTGAGCCCCGTTACAGTCCTGACGCCAAGCCGGCCCGAGAGGGTGACCGTTTCGAGCTGTTCAGTGACCAGGAGTCAGCGCTGGCTCCGCCCGATGGTGAGGCTCACTACATCAACATGAGTTTCAAGCAACCGCTGCGCGGGCTTGTGCAGAACGCACCGGTGGAGTTTTTAGGGGTAAGCATCGGTCGTGTCGTTTCGGTCAACCTTGACTACGATCCGGCCAGCAAGGGTTTCATGAGTCAGGTCGGTGCGGTCATCTATCCTGAGCGTCTGGGCAAGGCCAACGAGAAGCTGCTTTCGATCATGGGGGCGCAGGGCGAAGAGGGGGCCGCACGGTTGCTGCAGACGTTCGTCAAGCAGGGGCTGCGTGCGCAAGCCAAGAGCAGCAACCTACTTACCGGCCAACTGTATGTATCGCTGAGTTTCATCACCGGCGCCATGCCGGTCGATTTCGACGTGGCCGCTCGACCGCTGAGGATTCCCACGGTGCCCGGTGATCTCGATAAGGTTCAGGAGCAATTGCAGGGCATTGTCGAGAAAGTGAGCAAATTACCGCTGGATGAGATCGCTGGCAATCTCAACCGTAGTTTGAGTGAACTAAACAGGACGTTGCGGCAAGTGAACGGCGAGTTACTGCCTCAGGTTAACGATACCTTGGCCGGCCTCAGCACCAGCCTAGACTCCGTCAACGCGGCGCTTGCTGAGGACTCGCCGGAGCGCCAGCAGCTGGGCCAGATAGTTAGTGAGTTCCAGCGAACTGCCCGCTCTGTACGTGTATTGTCTGATTTCCTGACGCGCAATCCAGAGTCCCTGATACGGGGGCGCGGTATTCAACGAAGCGTGGAGGCCTATGAGGCACCCTCGAGCGTACCTGTTCTGGATCAGGAGTAG
- a CDS encoding paraquat-inducible protein A: MTALAYARQLGLGLCHDCANVCRINVHSCPRCGARVHARKPDSYARSWALLIAALVFYVPANVLPVMRTNLLGSAAESTIMSGVVEFWKHGSWDIAALIFFASMVVPCLKFIALGILLVSCQSKSLWAMRERAQLYRFIELIGYWSMLDVLVVALVAALVQFRSLSSIEPLLGIVFFGLVVVLTMLSAMAFDPRLIWDAEAENV; this comes from the coding sequence ATGACGGCTCTCGCCTATGCGCGTCAACTCGGCCTGGGGCTCTGCCATGATTGTGCGAATGTCTGCCGGATAAATGTGCACAGCTGTCCTCGCTGCGGGGCTAGAGTCCATGCGCGTAAGCCTGACAGTTACGCCCGTAGCTGGGCGCTGTTGATTGCGGCGCTGGTTTTCTACGTTCCCGCCAACGTTCTACCTGTAATGCGTACCAATCTGCTGGGCAGCGCTGCGGAAAGTACCATCATGAGCGGTGTTGTGGAGTTCTGGAAACATGGCTCATGGGACATCGCGGCGCTGATCTTCTTTGCCAGTATGGTGGTTCCCTGCCTCAAGTTCATCGCGCTGGGCATTCTACTGGTCTCGTGTCAGTCCAAGAGTCTCTGGGCCATGCGCGAACGTGCGCAACTCTATCGATTCATAGAGTTGATCGGCTACTGGTCGATGTTGGATGTTCTGGTGGTGGCGCTGGTCGCCGCGTTAGTGCAGTTCCGTTCGTTGAGTTCCATAGAGCCGCTGCTGGGTATCGTTTTCTTCGGCCTAGTGGTCGTCCTGACGATGCTCTCCGCCATGGCTTTCGATCCACGTCTGATCTGGGATGCAGAGGCTGAAAATGTCTGA